CACAGCATATTCAGAGACATAACAGCCTGTTGCAAAACCTGACATCAACAAAAGTCAGGCAATACACAAATGTACTGCTAAAACTTTCATTACTTGAGGTTACAAGGATCATGAATTTAACtgtaaaaatgtccaaaaacacgaataataataataataataataataattggttacatttatataaaggttgaatctcctcaaccaccaccaatgtgcagcatccatcACCTGGACGATGCGACGGCAGCCGTATTGCACCAGAATTCCTTTAAAACCATTGTACCAGATGATGAATGTAACTAGTGAACACATGTCTTTCTGTCTCTGACTAGATTTCGTCACTTGCGGTTGAAGCAGAGGAAGTTAAGGGACTATGCCAGTGAGATGGTGGATCTCTCGAAGGTAAGTCAAGACATACATCGGACTGGGTGTCTAGGTCCTTTTGCCCTAAAAAGAGGAATTCACCTAACCCAGACATATAAATGTTCTGTGAAACCATAAAAATCACTGTAAAAACGACCTTAATGTCTGACAGTGTCTCGTGTGCTACTTATGGCTGGGCACATAAAACTAGACTTTGACAGTCATCTTCCAGACACTGTACCTCCCACATTTTTTGAGTGAGAAAATGACCAAATATGAAAAGGATATTGTCTGGAAATGGACTTTGTCCTCAAACAGATGCAGATGATCATGTGTGATCTGAGCGCAAACTGGAACAGCTCTTATCATGAGCTTGAGCAGCGAATCATCTCCATGGAGCAGAAGCTAGATGAGCTGGGACGCTCCTTTCAAAGCACCTCTGAGCTGCTCACACAGGCCTTACATCGCCGCAGACTGGACCAcaggtacactgtaaaaaatgatttttccaAATTGTATATAAACAGATTATTGCAGTACATTTACAAGAAAAACTATTTCAATCTTTCAATttcaaaatgtcatgtttaaAATTCAGTGCATTTCTTGCCATTTCTTTGGAATTAtctgtgaaatttactagcaatttcttaGTGAAAATTGTACACCAATTTTTGAGTTCAATGGCATCAGCAATCACCAGTCTGTCTTTATGTGCTTATTATGGTGTGCCGGGAGAGCTCAACTgctgcaactgaagaaaacccatgcaaatagaaaaaacaccagcaaattaagaaaacatcttcatcagtttgacaacacttgCTGCCAATGTTGCCAacttagcattttttttaatagatttaGCAACTTTTAAGACTAACCTAGCAACTTTTTTTCCAAAAAGCACCTAGCAACAAATATagctattttttaaatttatttggcAACTTTTagcaacttttaaaaagtgactCGAACAATAAAAACGTGCGTAATTTCATctaaattacacaaaaaaaGAGATTGAACAGCTAGCCAGCCAAACAGCACATCAGCCTGAAGAGAGCTGAAGAACACACATCATATTTGAATTAAGTTGATTTGCaatttttcaataataattgttattttatgatACAGCATGTTATTAACTTGTAGCTAAAATTGTTCAGGTAGGtacactgtaagaaaaaaaatggaaaaggtAGTGATAATTTTCTGCCAGGACATTATCTGTTACCCTAAAACACAAAATGTAATGCGTGATTTAAAACACTGGTAAAACACCTGTGAAAAATCAGTACAGATAATTCCTTCATATTAACACAGAATTGTGCCCTATTTttgcagactttttttttttttagagtataGCACACTAAGTACCAATATACTGCTTAAAACTGTAATTGTTCAAAATGTGTATTGTTACTAGTTAATAAGAAAATAGGAAAATGTAATTATTCTTAAATGTGTAACTGTTCAATAATTCAgtattgtatttaaaaataaaaatatctgatCATAAAGATGttgtttatattataaataaaatgtttatgttattttttatgaacaaaaccaaattaacatatttcaaataatatttatgtatgtgTATTCTATGCGACAATGCAGTTTTGCGTTATGGTTACGCAGTGATGTCATCGCGCAATGACATCACAATCTCATTTAGCAACTTTTAGCATCAAATCGACCCACCTTTAGCAACAAGAAAATTAGTTGGCAACACTGCTTGCTGCagatactcacaatgcaaccaaatacagaaacgtgctgcaaatactcacaacgcaaccaaatacagaaatgtgctacaaatactcacaatgcaaccaaatacagaaacacgctacaaatactcacaacgcaaacaaatacagaaacgcgctgcaaatactcacaacgcaaacaaatacagaaacgtgctgcaaatactcacaacgcaaacAAATACAGAATCACGCTACAAATATGCACAACgcaaacaaatacagaaacgcgctgcaaatactcacaacgcaaacaaatacagaaacgtgctacAAATACTCaaaacgcaaccaaatacagaaacgtgctacaaatactcacaacgcaaccaaatacagaaatgcactacaaatactcacagcgcaaataaatacagaaacgcgctacAAATAtgcacaacgcaaccaaatacagaaacgcgctacAAATAtgcacaacgcaaccaaatacagaaacgcaccacaaatactcacaacacaaacaaacacagaaacAAGCTACAAATAtgcacaacacaaccaaatacagaaacacgctacaaatactcacaatgcaaccaaatacagaaacacgctacAAATAtgcacaacgcaaccaaatacagaaatgtgctacaaatactcacaacgcaaccaaatacagaaacgcgctacaaatactcacaacgcaaacaaatacagaaacgcgctgcaaatactcacaacgcaaacaaatacagaaacacgctacAAATAtgcacaacgcaaccaaatacagaaatgtgctacaaatactcacaacgcaaccaaatacagaaacgcgctacaaatactcacaacgcaaacaaatacagaaatgtgctacaaatactcacaacgcaaccaaatacagaaacgcgctacaaatactcacaacgcaaacaaatacagaaacgcgctgcaaatactcacaacgcaaacaaatacagaaacgtgctgcaaatactcacaacgcaaacAAATACAGAATCACGCTACAAATATGCACAACgcaaacaaatacagaaacgtgctgcaaatattCATAACgcaaacaaatacagaaacacgctacAAATAtgcacaacgcaaccaaatacagaaacgtgctacaaatactcacaatacaaccaaatacagaaacgcgctacAAATAtgcacaacgcaaccaaatacagaaacgcgctacaaatactcacaacacaaacaaacacagaaacAAGCTACAAATAtgcacaacacaaccaaatacagaaacacgctacaaatactcacaacgcaaccaaatacagaaacacgctacaaatactcacaacgcaaccaaatacagaaacgtgctacaaatactcacaacgcaaccaaatacagaaacgcgctgcaaatactcacaacgcaaccaaatacagaaacgtgctacaaatactcacaacgcaaccaaatacagaaatgcactacAATTTCTCACAACgcaaacaaatacagaaacgcgctacAAATAcgcacaacgcaaccaaatacagaaatgcgctacaaatactcacaacgcaaccaaatacagaaacgcgctacAAATAGCACAAAGCTCTGTAACTGTAGAAAACACAtccaaatagaaaaaacaccagcaaattaagaaaacatcttcattagTTCGACAAcacatgtgctgcaaatactcacaacacaaccaaacaGGGACatgcacagacattttggggggcagtggctcaagtggaaaaagggaacttctcataattatttatttaaaaaaaatatatatatatttatttaaaaaaatatatttatttatttatttaaacatttatttatatatttaaaatgtatttatttatttaaaaaatatatttatttatttatttatatttaaaaaaaaatacgaCTCCGACTTCTTTACCAATTTATTCTAATTACCCTTATACTCAATTGTTTTATACTCAACAGATTTCAGAAAATAATCAGTTCACACAGATACTATGGTCTTCTTTAGTATTCACTAGGTTTATCACAAGAGCTGGCAACAGAAAAGGAAACTCTGCCACAATGTGCATGTTTTCTACGCTGCTATTTTCAAGTATGTAGTGgacaattttgagattttggtcTATTTTTGCTTTTGTGTCTTCTTTTACTCTAATGTAAATAAAACttccaaaatacacatttagatGGTGTTTGTTATAAGCCTACTAACCTCCGTCTCTTTGTATCTGTAGATTTCttctaaattaaccaaaacaagctaatctgcatatttaaacacatcaacAGTCTATTCCCCTGAAATGTTACAAGTACATaatatgtattataaaaaatacatgCGTCCGTGGAATGCTCCACTTCTGGTATTGACAGCCTTACAGATATCTTTACCATGGTTCAAAACGCAATGCATAGCACATTAAAGTAACTGAAATTATAAAATGCCAAAAATTGCATTAGTGTCATATCAGGCAGATGCGTTGCTGGTGGTCAAATTATTAACGCAGTGTTAAACACGTATAAATAATCTCACCCTTCAATAGCCAAAACTTTCACATGTTTGTGAACATAGATAGGCTACCTGAAAGTGATGCATGAGATTCATCTTgggcttcttctttttttttttcttcacttcTCATCAGCAAACAGCTTTTTCACAGGCATAGTTGTTATAACTTGTCAGCCAGCAGCAAACATGAGGTGGGGTGCATGCAGGAATGAATGCCGTGTGGCGTGCATTCaccataaaatgcatttattttttctattaatgtttctatttatgtttatgtaaatattaatatagaatGAAAGGGTTTTTTTGAGCAACGGAAATggttccatatatatatatttctgaatATATTAATCAATGAATATATTTGAAAGGGCATTTTCTCTCGAGGAAGAAAAAGTGCAGGTGCTCAAGCCCCCTTTGATGTCTATGTGTGCACGTGCCTGCTCACAACAAGTGACGAACCTGACTGGGACATGCTTATTGTTCAAAGTCTAGATTGTCTACCCGTCATTGGTGTTGTGATGACCTGAAAgttgagtttttttgttttctttaacatCCTGATCATATGTGCAGCGCGttcctgtatttggttgcgttgtgagaaTTTGCAGCATGTGTTATCAAACTGATGaaaatgttttcttaatttgctggtgttttttctttttgcatgtgttttcttcagttgcagcgcgttgagctctctcggccaccgtagGTAGCTTATCCTATACAAATAAGAGGTAAAGTCTAGCTCTGTCTCTACACAGGTGACCTGTGACATCTCTTTGGAAGGCTATCCTCTGAGTGTTCTTCAATCAAACCACTTGAACCTAAGGAGTAACTTTATGATGGAAACTTTTTACGAATTAACAACCAGAGAAGAcatcttgttttattttgaacacAAGTTCTGCTATGAGTATTTATGAACATTTCCTCAATTCTACAAACATGAACTTGAGAAAAGGCCATTTTGGTGACTTTAAACTTTTGATTCAGAGTTTCAGTTCATAATTGATACCAAAAAGAAGAGAAACAAATTCAGATTTCTTGTAACACAATCGCACAGGTCTCAGAGTGATATATCACTGTGAAAGTCACACAAAGgatgtaaaacttttttttttacaaactatCAGCTTCTCTTATAGTTTCTAGGTGATACTGGGGAAGTTAGTCATTCCCAAACTGAAGAAAACACCTGAAGCTCAGTTGTTCATCTCAAAATTTGAAAGTATGAATCACGTTGACCagcttgattataattttatgtaggcTAATTTGATAAACTATTTTCCAGTTACATTTAAATGTGCATACAACCTGGGAATGACACATTGATGAAGGTTTTTATGTAAATTGCTGGCAACTTTTTAAAAGGTAAGTCAGATAAATTGTAGTTAGGTGCCAAGGATAAGCCAGACTTCCTCATTGACTGTTGCCCTTGTACACTGTTATTTTAAAACGACCCTAATTTAGGCAGAACCACCTGCACCCACAGCTCCCTAATAAAATATCTGGGAATGACTTGAATTTCCATCAGCTCTTTAACCTGACAGGGCATCTGTTGAATGATGGTATGTGGCGGCTCTAATTGCGCCATGAAAAGGTTTTGTACATTATGGTCTTCAGAATATTGGTGTAACGGAAAAATCTTTATTGCTCGAGCCTGTTCATTAAGACAGAGGCTGTCGGTCCTCTCTGATAACACCTCCTGGTGGACAAAAGTATGTGCTGCACGTTTGGCCGTCATTCCTATTGAGACTATGCTTGTCTTTTATTGTTTGGGATAAATAATTTTCAGAACAGAATACTTAGATGTATATGCAGCATAGTGACTATATCAGGGCAATGGGAATAAGAATAGAGGTCAGATCTCTTGTATGTAGGCCTATTTCTTTTCCTGTTTCTTTTAGTCTTCAACCATCTGAAACTGCTGATATAAGGAAAGCATATGAATGGCACCCAACTcattatttgaccaatcattAACCGTTGCTGCTTATACAGgaactaaaaacaaatatagtcaagcaaaacataaaatttttattGCCTTATATTCGAGATAAGTTGATCAGGAATTCAGTTTTGCATGTTGTATTGTGAAATCTGCATAAAAAAATGCCaggaaaaaatgaatgaaaaaaagtttacagcattatttttgcacattttaatAAAGCCATCTCATGTTAACACAAGTTTGTGTTTTCCCAACTATATTATGATGAATAAGccttaaaataaaacacagcaAGAGATAAACTTCTCTGTGTATTTATGTACAGTTTTATTACAAATGGGTTAGAATCAATCACTGACGTATGACAGAAAAACcctataaaaatgaaaaaaaaaaaatgtgttgtaTGTTTCTTTGGTCATTAATAAATGAGTGCTTGCTTAAAATATTCTCAGTTAGTGAGCATTCTTTTAGTAGTCACATCCCTTCAACTTGGATCAAAATCTATATGAAGATTTACCAAATTATACCAGTGCACTGctcacattacattacatttctttTGAAACAAGTATTTTCATTGGGcttaaggggttagttcacccaaaaatgaaaattatgtcattaattactcaccttcatgtccttccacacccgtaagaccttcgttcatcttcggaacacaagttaagatatttttgatgaaatccgatggctcagtaaggcctgcatcgccagcaataacactccctttttcaatgcccagaaagctactaaaaacatatttaaaacagttcatgtgactacagtggttcaacattaatattataaagcgtcgagaatactttttgtgtgccaaaaataataaaatagcgactttattccacaatatctagtgatgggcgatttcaaaatactgcttcatgaagcttcgaagctttatgaatcatttgttttgaatcagtgattcagagagccaaaatcccatgatttcagtaaacgaggcttcgttacatcataagtgttttgaaacacgctccgaaccactgatccgaaacaaatgattcattaagcttcgaagcttcgtgaagcagtgttttgaaatcgcccatcactagatattgttgaatgaagtcgtttttttgttatttttggcacacaaaatgaattctcgccgctttataatattaaggttaaacaactgtagtcacatgaactgttttaaatgtgtttttagtagctttctaggcattgaaaaagggagtgttattgctggcgatgcaggccttactgagccatcagattttatcagaaatatattaaattgtgttacgaagatgaacgaaggtcttgcgggtgtggaacgacatgagggtgagtaattaatgacagaaatttcatttttgggtgaactaaccctataaatTGTCACCATTTACCATATTATGGATTTGGCCTTCAAAGTCTTCAGTGTACAAAAAAGGATCAGGTCCACCACCATTGATAACATAATACAAACATTGTACAAAGAACAGTTTTTAGTCTTTCTTGTGTCTCATTTACTCAAACTattcagagagagacagattGAGTTTTTTCTTGTGCGTTTGGGAAGTTTGGAGTTTTTAAGCATATGCCACAACAATGCAGACGGCCTTGCAAACATCTGTCCACAGCTACAGTCAAAAGCCACCTTGCATTTCTTTTTTGCACACCGCCTGCCTTTTTTATGCTTCCGTTTGTGCCAGGTCAATTTATGCGCCCCTTCGAACGTATTTCCACACCGTGCACAAACAAATCGGACCGACTCCGCATGCTGGACCTGGTGCCTCAGCAAATGCAGCTGTTGCTGGAACGACCTTCCACACTGACATCTGTACAACCTTGATCCACGGTGTAAGTAGCGATGACGCACGCTTAGCGATGGTTGTCTCGAGACGGCACCGCAGTGGCGGCAGGAGAAGATGGTCTTGGAGCGCCAGCTCTGCTCACATTGCTTATGAAGAGCCAAATCCCTGCTGTGGTTCATGTACATGGCCACTATTTGTAACGGAGCCTGAACCTGGGCAGGAGGAACCTGAGGATGGTTGTTCCCGGTAAGAGCACTCACCAGGGTGGGAAAGGTAACTGAGGACATCGGCAGGATATTTGCAGGTAGAGGTCTAATATTAGCCACTGATGTTTGTCTCAGAACAGGCTTGTTGGCTGATACAAGAGTGGGTGCAGAGACGTTCACAGTGGGTGAGAAGGACACGATGACTGGAGTTAGAAGAGGTGGATTGGAAGAGGTAGGGATACGAAGAGTCATCCTGGCAGGATTTGACAGCAAGGGACGCACTACTGAAGGTGTATGGACGGGAACTTTCGGGCAAGCGACATAAGAACTTGGAAGAAAATTGGGCCTGACAAGAGTTTGCGGCATAGCCACAACTTGAGGAACCAAATCAGTCACCTTAGCAGTGCCAAGAGGAGTTGTCTGAAGCAGGTGGTGCAGCGTCAGAACTTCAGATGATCCCAAAGTGGCCACCGCAGGTGGAGGATCAGGTGCCGTTGAAGCTTTGTTCACTGTCTGAgttattttgataattttaaTGGTATTCTGATTGGCGTTCAAAGTAGGGGGGAAAGGTCTTCCCTGACCACTGCTATCAGATAAAGGCACGGTGGGTAAATGGGATACAGAGGAGGCTGGCAAGTTAATTTCTCCTGTAGATCTCTTCCCACAGATGTGACTTTTGAAATGTTCCTGTCTAGGGAAAACTTTGTGGCAGTACGCACAGATATACCCAGCTGCTGGGTGTTTTTCGATTGTGTGCTTCAGCAGCAACTCTTCATTCGCACATACCACATTGCACAGGCAACACGCGAACATCACCTTATTCCTGCAATCATCCATGTGTTTCTCCATATTAGCGAATTTGCCATAGCAACAAAAGGGAGAATCAGACTGAAACCCAAATTTCTCTGCAATGTTGATTGTCCCTAGATTTGTACTTGCAGGTCTTTTCCTGTTGGGTGTCTGTTGCTTACCTTTCTTTATCTTTTGGTGACGCCTGTTGGAGATGCAGTTTGAGTCGCTGTCGTCAGACTCTGAGCTGAGGTCCTCGTCCGGGTTGTACGCCGTGTCACCAGGGGGTAGTGAATCAGGGTTTGCGTCACCATCACTGTCAGTACTTTCTCCATCCTCTGCCAGCCTAATTTCCTCCTCTGCAGCCACCACGTAAGCTACAGTTTCTCCAAGCCCATCCTCATGATCATTCTCTTCCTTGAGTCCAAAGCGAAGATGCTGTGGCTCTGATTGGCTCGAAGGGAATGAGGAAAAGCTGAAGGCATCAATTTGTTCATCTTTAATAATAGGCAAACTTTCGGTTTCCGTTTTGATGTGTGGGGCTTGATTTGTGCAGTTTATATCATTGTCAATGCGTTTCTGGACGTCTCTGGAAGTGTCATTCTTAGCTGCTTGTGCTGAGATACAATATGAATGATCTCTCAAGATTGTTCTTCTCAAATCAATGCAGCTTATGGTCTCTTTGATGCTAATTTCTTCTTTCTCTTCCATTTTAACCACAGTTTTTAACTCCATTGCAGCTTTCCGATGCTTTCCCAAATGTCCGTTTAGATGCCACGTGCAACTAAAGACAGCTCCGCAGATTTCACACAAGAGACTGTGCTTTGGGTGGGCATTTTTTAAGTGTAACGCCAGCGACATTACGCGTCCAAACTTTGCTCGACACAGGTGACAATGCACCTCGGCTGTGTGCGTCTTGAAGTGCTCTATCATGTTACCCAGAAAGGGGATGCTGTCTCCACAAACACAGCACATTGAGCTTTCTCCACTTGTAACTGCCAGTGGCGCTTTGTAGTCATCCTCATCACTGGAGTCGTCCGAGAAGCCGTAATATGTAGAGATGGTGGTTTTGTAATACTcctaaaaacaaagaaaacaattcAGTGAAAACTAGTATTTTCTGCAGTGCGCATTTGATAAGTTGTTTGGATGGCCTGGAGATGGAGTGAGTGAAACATCAAAAATAGAGAAAAATATTAAGGTTTGGTTGCATTCAGTGGAGAAATGTAGAAAACTGTTAAACTGAGATTAGTAGTAGCAGCAGCAATGTAAACATATATGCTGTAAATATATAAGCTGgatttatttatcaaaaattcactaaaaacagtaataccgtgaaatattatttcaattaaaaatacctgttttctattttaatgtattttaaaaatgctatttattgcggtgatggcaaagctgaattctcagcatcattactccagtcttcagtgtcacatgatccttcagaaatcattataatatgctgatttggtgtcaagaaacatttcttatttttatcaatTGTACTGCTTAATAACCGTGCAACCTTTTTCAGgcttctttaataaataaaaagtttaaagcaacagcatttacttgaaatagaaatatttttgtatgatttttgtatttttcataGACTTAATGCAAAgattctgaataaaagtatatatatatatatatatatattaaaaaaaaattactgaccacaaactttaaTGATACTGTATATATCAGCAGAAACATTTGTATTTCTCATCAACTTATTTTCCTAGTGAAAATGATACTTATGTAACAGAATAGTCTAAACATTTAGCTTAAGAGCACAATGGCACTAAGTGCAACATTGTAACTACAGCAATCATCTTTTTGCATTCCACCAGAACTTTTAGAATAGATCCCTAAAAGTAATACTTGTGTCACACTACTAGGAAGCAATCTAAAAACGGCTTTAGAACATTTAGCATGCTTCAT
The sequence above is drawn from the Megalobrama amblycephala isolate DHTTF-2021 linkage group LG13, ASM1881202v1, whole genome shotgun sequence genome and encodes:
- the si:dkey-79d12.4 gene encoding uncharacterized protein si:dkey-79d12.4; protein product: MEVLPCEEVERVTGSKIHLQQGGYSQQSEYYKTTISTYYGFSDDSSDEDDYKAPLAVTSGESSMCCVCGDSIPFLGNMIEHFKTHTAEVHCHLCRAKFGRVMSLALHLKNAHPKHSLLCEICGAVFSCTWHLNGHLGKHRKAAMELKTVVKMEEKEEISIKETISCIDLRRTILRDHSYCISAQAAKNDTSRDVQKRIDNDINCTNQAPHIKTETESLPIIKDEQIDAFSFSSFPSSQSEPQHLRFGLKEENDHEDGLGETVAYVVAAEEEIRLAEDGESTDSDGDANPDSLPPGDTAYNPDEDLSSESDDSDSNCISNRRHQKIKKGKQQTPNRKRPASTNLGTINIAEKFGFQSDSPFCCYGKFANMEKHMDDCRNKVMFACCLCNVVCANEELLLKHTIEKHPAAGYICAYCHKVFPRQEHFKSHICGKRSTGEINLPASSVSHLPTVPLSDSSGQGRPFPPTLNANQNTIKIIKITQTVNKASTAPDPPPAVATLGSSEVLTLHHLLQTTPLGTAKVTDLVPQVVAMPQTLVRPNFLPSSYVACPKVPVHTPSVVRPLLSNPARMTLRIPTSSNPPLLTPVIVSFSPTVNVSAPTLVSANKPVLRQTSVANIRPLPANILPMSSVTFPTLVSALTGNNHPQVPPAQVQAPLQIVAMYMNHSRDLALHKQCEQSWRSKTIFSCRHCGAVSRQPSLSVRHRYLHRGSRLYRCQCGRSFQQQLHLLRHQVQHAESVRFVCARCGNTFEGAHKLTWHKRKHKKGRRCAKKKCKVAFDCSCGQMFARPSALLWHMLKNSKLPKRTRKNSICLSLNSLSK